In Terriglobales bacterium, the sequence GCTGGTTCCCGTCTTCAACGATCCGAATGACCGGGTGGCGCTCGACCTTCTGGCCTCACTCTTTCCCGGCCGCCGCATCGCCCCCATCTACTGCGGCGATTTCATCTGGGGCTTCGGCGCCATCCACTGCATGACCCAGCAGCAACCGTTGGCATGATCTGGTGATCTGGCAGCGCGCATCGCCGATGCTGTTCAGATGACGAGATGACCAAATCACTACATCACCACATTCACCGGAAGTCTGTTCTCTGCTATATCCTCTACCGTCATGCCCGCCCGCCGCGCCGTTTCCAACGAACTCTTCATGGAAGAGGCCTTGCGAGAGGCCTTGCGCGCTCAGGCTCTGGGAGAGGTCCCTGTGGGCGCGGTCGTAGTTTGCGACGGTAAGGTCATCGGCCGCGGCTGCAACCGCAATCTGACCGACACCGATCCCAGCGCGCACGCCGAGATCGTTGCTCTTCGCGATGCCGCCCGCCACCTCGGCAACCACCGCCTGGAAGACTGCGCGATGTTTGTTACAATCGAGCCGTGCCCGATGTGCGCGGGCGCGCTGGTGTTGGCGCGGCTGAATCGCCTGGTCTACGGAGCCGACGACCCCAAGGCCGGGGCCGTTCGCTCAGTCACCAGCGTCCTGAATCACCCCAAGCTGAACCACAAGATGGCGGTCGTTGCCGGGGTGCTCGAAGGACGCTGCGCCGCCCTCCTGAAGGCGTTTTTCGCCAGCCGCCGCCAGGAGCAGAAAACGGGTACGAAGTAGCCAATTCGCACGGTCTCTGGCTCTGACCACTAGCCACGGACCACTGTTTTTCACGCGGAGAGGTGCGTGAGTGGTTGAAATTGAGCCGGGTTGCGGGCGTGAGTGAGTCCGCCTTTGGGCGGACGAACGGGAGCCCGCTGGCGAAATCCTGAGCGCAAGCGAAGGACCGAAGAAGTGTGGAACTGCAGCGGAACCTGACCACGGCCGCTGCTTATGGCGCGGAGAGGTGCGTGAGTGGTTGAAACGATCCGCCTCGAAAGCGGACATACCCGGAAGGGTATCGAGAGTTCGAATCTCTCCCTCTCCGCCAGTTAGCCTGCGCCTTCCATTTTTCCACCTTCGACCGAGAGTGCGGAGGATTTCCGGACCGATTGCCCTTGAGCGGTGCCCGACACGATTCCCTTTCGACCAACCTGGTCAACCGGAGCACAGCTCAGCGTATGGTGTCGGCATAAGTCTTCGGCAATCCGAGTTTGCGTGCCAGATCACGCAGCTTCGCCGCATATTCAGGATTCGCTTCCTCAGGACCAGGTGGCGTACTGAGATTGAAGCACAGCGCAGGGACCCGGGAACCGTCGGCTAGCTCAACCAGCACGGCTTCGGGTTGGTAGGCACGGACGCTGGCTTCGGAGTACAGCCGCTCCACCTCGGAGTGCGTGAGTTCCATCACCAGGCCGTAGGCGCAGCTCTCCGAATCCGGCAGCAAAGTCGCGCGCTGTCCAATGCGCAGCTGGAATCCCGGCAGGCGCGCACGTCGGACGCGGACGGGACGGGCGCCCTTCTTCTTCAACAGGTTCACGTCCATGAACAAGCCGTAGAAGAAAACGGCAATCCGGCGAGGAGTCATATCGGCAGCGCCCCAATCTACTAGCAGGCCCTTGTCACGGGCCATCTGATTCTAGTTGTCAAAGTCCTTGCGCCCCGCGCCCGGCCCATTTGACCAACCCTGTCCTAGCCGCTACCTTGGATGCCCCCTGCTCCCTCCAGAGACGGGACTGATGCCGGAATCCGGAGACGCCAAGCCGCAAGGCCAGCGACTCGTCGAG encodes:
- the tadA gene encoding tRNA adenosine(34) deaminase TadA is translated as MPARRAVSNELFMEEALREALRAQALGEVPVGAVVVCDGKVIGRGCNRNLTDTDPSAHAEIVALRDAARHLGNHRLEDCAMFVTIEPCPMCAGALVLARLNRLVYGADDPKAGAVRSVTSVLNHPKLNHKMAVVAGVLEGRCAALLKAFFASRRQEQKTGTK
- a CDS encoding gamma-glutamylcyclotransferase family protein; amino-acid sequence: MARDKGLLVDWGAADMTPRRIAVFFYGLFMDVNLLKKKGARPVRVRRARLPGFQLRIGQRATLLPDSESCAYGLVMELTHSEVERLYSEASVRAYQPEAVLVELADGSRVPALCFNLSTPPGPEEANPEYAAKLRDLARKLGLPKTYADTIR